A window of the Cutaneotrichosporon cavernicola HIS019 DNA, chromosome: 6 genome harbors these coding sequences:
- the STE18 gene encoding uncharacterized protein (GGL domain) — MAGNRVVSKVTMQELKYRRLAENNLRLRDDLSRPRAMVSLASINLINYCSETRDPLLPSVWGPLAKGEDAFAPVEEAACCTVQ; from the exons ATGGCTGGTAACCGCGTAGTCTCAAAAGTTACGATGCAGGAGCTCAAGTACCGGCGACTCGCCGAGAAcaacctccgcctccgcgaTGATCTAAGCCGTCCCCGCGCAATGGTCTCTCTCGCAAGCATCAA cctgATCAACTACTGCTCCGAGACGCGCGACCCTCTC CTCCCCTCCGTTTGGGGACCACTCGCCAAAGGCGAGGATGCCTTTGCACCTGTCGAGGAAGCGGCGTGCTGCACCG TCCAATAG